ACTCTCTTCTAAGGTAGTGGCTTCCTCATTTGTGCTTATTTTGGATGTGTTGCATGAATCTCCCTTTTCACTCATTCTGTACCCAGAAGATACAGGTTTTCCATTCCATAAAAGGATGGTGGGTACATTCATGTTAGGCTTATCCTCAGTCTTGGTTGGTAGAGTTCATTTACTTCCGGTAGAGACCATATGACAGCTGGTGCATTTGTGCCTCTAGCCCTTTTATGGACGTTTGGGTTGGTTGCATGAATTGTGCCATTACTTCCTCCATCGAGGGTTTCTTTTCTCGATGCACACGTTGTGGTGGTGGTGGATTTCTAGCTTGATTTCATTGTTGACGGCTTTGGTACATTAGTTGAGATTGAAAAGTGGTTGGCTGATTTGGATTTGGTAGCCACGAAAAGTTGGGATACTTAGTCCATTCTGTGTTGTATGTGTTTGAGTATGGTTTGCGCTATTGTGGCCTCTGATTATTGACATAGTCAATATATTCTGGGTTGGATTTGTTAGATGCACAATCAACAGTCTTGTGATTATAAGCATAGAAAGTACATGCTAAAACTTGGATTGCTAGACTTGCAAGAGTAGTTTGTGCTCCTACCTTGGCGATTTGCTTAATTAGTTTTGTCATTTGAATGGCTAGTTGAGACACAAATGAACTCTCAAAATACTATTTGTAAGTTTGATATACCATTTTCTCGATTAATGCATTAGTGGTAGATATGGAATCAGGCTGACCATTAGCCACAAATTCGAAAACACTCTTGAATGAATAGTGAGACCATTATATAATGTTTGGAATTGTAGCCATAACAAAATTTGGTGGTTAGGTGCACGCCTCAATAACTCCTTAAATCTATCATATGCTTCTGATAGAGATTCATCTTACTTTTGCTAGAATTTGCTGACTTCATTTCTAAATTTCATTAGTTGCTTGGGTGGAAAGAATTTTGTTAGAAACTGTTTTTCCAACTCATCCCAAGTACGAATGGTTATTGGATATATGTTTTTTAGCCATTGCTTTGCTCGATCCTTTAGTGTAAATGGGAAAAATTTTAGTCTAATCACATCGTCCAGCACATCCCTTGCATTTCTGAAAGTATCGACCATAATCAAGAAATCTTGTATATGGCTGTGTGGATCCTCAGGGGCCATACCTCCGTATTGAACCACTGCTTGCAACATATGGATCATTGACGTCTTCACCTCTAATATATTATTCCCCTCACCAGGTATAATAATCACAtaatacaagtttattctgaaagaggtacGGTTAGCTAGAATAGTTCCAATTAGGAAATGGTGGTTGAGCCAAAGATCAAAATAGAGTATATAGCAGCTTCAGAAGCAGCTAAAAGGGAAGTTTGGAATGGAGGTTTATTAATGAATTAGGCGCGATACCTGCCATTTTTAATGAGATTAATAACAAAGTTGTTGCTCTTGCTAAGGACCCGCAGTCTCATAATACATCCAAACATTACCCCATTCATTACTAGCTTTTCCGAAAGACAACAACAAGAGCAGATGTGAGGGTTAAAAGAGTGCATATGAAGGGacaatcttatagatccatttaaagaatgccttacccccaaaaggttcatgatcgtCATGCGAACACTTATGGGAATGtttatagaaacaattggctttagtccaagtgggagatgttggggtttagtgtcctataatcAATTattgtaggatataaaccagttgtaaatgaattgttcattatcatttattttatgaGATATAGTaagtttaactatataaaggcatttaTCTTTTACAGagctaattaagttaaataaaagaaatctcgaaatttatttaagtaataataaagtgttcatacaagcatgaagtgagacataactttataataaaactgataaacttaaaacaacccacagagagctgatctcacaagctttacctacggagatatctagacagttacatggatccagtgaaggagttcattaggattggggactcaacttgagataataggatgaaTGAATTTATCTAATGTCACCTGTTTCAtctcaaatggtattagtaggtataagtaatcctcagactcaaataaacattaaCTAGTGATTCTGGATGATGGAGTGcgatgctttgattctgtgtgaGCATGATCCACTATAGGGGGCTCTAAGGTGTGTGAGAGCACAGTTCGATATCACATAAAGTacgtaattgcaggatagttaatgttagattgagcagtCGTCACTCCTGATAGATAGGAGATATATCTATGGGCCTCTTGTGGAAGAATTAACTGAAACCTTTGCAAGGTGATGAGGTTAAGATTgtaaatggagatttcacttaacatatatatttagagTTATCTTAACAATTAAAGCAGacgtctcattatatgtaacttgacaaaTTTCATTGTTACGAATTCATCTAATGATATAGCTGATgcatgatcgaattatactagaTCTAACACTGAAAGATAAACGTCagaatcaacctgacttcttatcaCTCTAGGAGAATGTGATGATTCTGATAAAACAGTCTACGCACTCATTCTGTTATATGTTAGGATTAAATTGATTTAgttgaattaatttaaataaacatatacgGCTAGCTTCGGTAAGAACCTAATAAGTCACACAATAATTAAGACCGGATGATGGAATAGTAATTTAATGGACAGACATAGGCGAATTATGCAGTGAATAAATTAGGGTTTTTTAGTTGATTTATTTAGAGAAATATAATTAGATTACATTATGGTTAAATCAATTAAAGAAATAATATTGATTAGATAATATAATGTGATTATTTCTCTTTACTATTATCCTAACCTAATTAATAATCCTAATGGGATTaggataatatttattaaatatattttattagatataagataatatttaataataaatagaaTATTTGTCTAAATAGAATACCTAAATTGTTTAGGATTCTAATTTACTAAACCTAATTGAATTGAGATTCAATTAATTgaacactataaatagaccaCCCTAGTATATAAATTTCGGAAAACACAATGTAGAGGAATAGGATTTCTTCTGGTCTCTCACTCGATTAAATTATTCACTCCGTTCAATCTGTTTCTTATATTCGTGTGGATaccgttagaggcaatctacaaTTTGATAGCTATTTAGTTGATTACTAACTTTCGGTTTTGATTTCTTGTTTGTGTTCGTGATTGACTTGGCATCCACGTGGGCATTTCGTTTGCAACGATAGATAGTTCATCAACCAAAGGTACTTTTATTTAATccctttttatataaaataacgattaacggatcttggaaaaggcaaatagataaaatagataaaagtttATATTTTCGATGCACCTaagcttgtctattttccttttcACATTTGGATTAATTATcctttttttcctatttttctttcttttctgtaAGCCTATATAAATGCACGTTTTTCTGTTCTTTTAGGAGACTTTGGATGAATACAATTTGATAGAGTTTTGCATTTTCTTTTCGAATTATCGAATTCTTATGAATCAACGACCTTTGAAGGTTAGCTAGTGGCATTTGTGTGCCGAATAAACGATAGCTAACGTTTATCTAATTTCCCGATGCGTCAGTTGGTATGAGAGCCTATGATTAGCTAGCGGTATTCGTGTGTCGAATCAATGATAGCTAACGTTTATCTATATTCCCACTTCGTctgttggtatcagagcctaccATTAGCTAGCGCCATTCGTATGTCGAATCAACAATAGCTAACGTTTATCTATATTCCTGCTGCGTCAGTTGGTATGAGAGACTACGGTTAGCTAGGGGCATTCGTGTGTCGAATCAATGATAGTTAACGTTTATCCATATTCCTGTTGCGTCAATTGATATCATAGCCTACGGTTAGCTTGCGGCATTCATGTGTCGAATCAACGATAACTAACGTTTATCTATATTCCCGATGCGTCACTATGAACATTATTTGTTTACTTCTTTCAGTTGTTCTAataatattgttgttgaaatgttgtgGTTGGGTTAATTATAAGGAAATATGTTATAGATATACATGTTCTTCTCTATTAAATCATTTgactatattattttatattgtaTAATACATATCTTAATTGCACTTCTATAATAatttctttattaataaataaagaaaatatagaaaaacaaacCAATTTAGTCTCCGACGGCTTATTTGCCTGACTATCACCTATTGTTTTTTTACAACATTGGATTTACTTAGTATAACAAAAGATTAATAGAAAAAACGTGGTTAGTAACCCCTTACTAGTGACACATTATGATTTGATAGTTGAGAAACCTATATTTGTGGAGGTCATTGTGAAAGCATGTTACGGAAAGGTTAGTTATGTCAATTTTATTGGACTATTTGTTACCAGCGAAGTTTAGCGAGTTACTAATAATAGTCTTTGTAGTTTGGACCCGTTACAAATACTGCGTATTTGTAACGGTGTGGTGTTTTATTCTGTTACCAAAAGCCAAAGTGATCACGCGGTAAATGGATATTCTGAACAATTCAAAGTGTCCATATTTCTCTTATTATGCACTTAGCCATTCAATTATTTGTATTAACCCCTTTCTTTATCCTTTCTATATGGTGTACCATTCAATAACTATGGTTAGACCTTTTAACATCCCTTGTACTCTTTCCATTTTCCTCTCAATATATTGGTTCATTGTTTTTCTAGAATATGTTTGTTCTTATCAAGAAGATTTGGCTCACGACGAAGATAAAAAGGAAGTATTTTGACAACCAGTATTCATTTCCTCATATTATCCTTTTCCAAAATTGTATTTGTAAGTTCCAATTTTTTCGAATATGGTTTTTCATTTCTTAAGTTCCCTAAATCTATGCTTTTCTGTTTgcaatttttttacttttatatgaaAACTTATATGTtgtagctaataaattttttgaAGAGCATAATTCAAACATGTGTATTAAAAATACATGTCATTCGACCGTGTATTTGTTTTCCATTTTGGTTTGTGTTTTGAGATAATTTTTCGGTGTATGATTTTGTTGTCTTTTTCTATATTATTAGCTCATTCTCTATTCTAATGTAAAAGTTTCATTCATTGTCCAAAAAATGTTGAACTGTTCTTCCATTAAAACACCACAATCAATGAGCAAAGATAACTTCTTTCGAGATTCATTCATTTAACTCATCCTCTCCTTTTGTAGATGTCATGAATCATTTTAACCAACAGCCCAAGCTTATAGTTAAGGtctaatcatatatcttatatcaATCTCTGACACACCTCACACGCAAATGCCTTATAGACTCCGGTGTGTCCAACACATGCCATCCCGCCCTGTGTTTTTTAATTCCACAAGTTAGTAAGATTGCTAAGACTCGAACCCTCTACCATTTGATCTAaacggctctgataccatgtcatggaaccgattgaattaAAAGCTCGAACTTATAGTTAAGGTCTAACCATATATCTTATATCAATTTCTTACTGTAGACACTAAAGAAGCTTTATTTGTCCCGATGCTAAACTTTGTttcaattataataaaataatcgAATTATTTTAGAGAATGAAGCCATATAGTTGATCATATGAATATATGAATTTACACAGTGAAATACCTTTCTTAGCTCCTCAATTCAGTTGCTTTAAGAATTGATGCAATTTTTCTTAAAAGAACTTTTATCATCTCTCTAGTGGAGCTCTTTACATCTTGCCTCAGATATTGCCTTGACTCTTTCCTCAAATGTCAACTCAACCTTTTAagcctatttatttatttatttatttatttatcactcACCTCTTCAATTTTGTTCTTCCAAACTTTAATAGAATCAAGTTTTCTAAGAAGTTTCATCTTAAGAGACAATTAAGGCTCTTAtaccaaaataataataaaaaaaaattaacaagctAAAACTTCTACGAATTAATAAGATCCGATGCTCTTTGCTGGGTTCCTAGACTTCCCGACTCTTCTAATGTTTTTGTCTTTAAACAATGATCCATATATTAATATCATTTGATGCTCTCATTGCTTCACTTTGAACACTCTTCACTCgatttcttcaatttttatcatttttaatcaacTTAATACTCTCATCACACCTTTAATGGcgaatttttttatgtttagcTATCCTTTAGTGTCGTTATGGATGAGTTTAATGTTTATGCATACTCTTTTGATCATTTTTTGCATAACCTTATACTTATTTAGAAAAGATGTGTAGACATTAACCTTATATTGGATTATGAAAAATGTTAGTTTATGGTTAAACAAACATATGAATGAGCACTAGCAACTGGCCTTGTCATTAAatatcatataatttttttgacAAGACATTATTTGAAAGAGAGAAACCAACACAAGAAGTAGGAAATAAGAAGGAATTAACATCTTATTCCATGAATTCTGAAGATGTAATTTTCTTGACCTGATCTTGAGACAATGGAGAAAATGGGATGGGAATCATGTTAagatcttcttttcttttaaagGTACCATGAAAAATTTCAGTCATATCAAGATTGGCAGGTGTGATTCCATCAGGTAGTTTCCAATCAAAATGATATAGTAAGTTTGCAAGCAGAAGCTCCATATAAGTTATGGCCAAAGTAATTGCTGGACATATTCTTTTTCCTGCACCGAATGGTATTAATTCCATATTTCCACCTCTATAATCTATTTGACTATCTTCAAATCTTTCTGGATAGAACTTTTCAGGTTCATTCCAAACAATTGGGTCTCTTCCAATTGCCCAAGCGTTAACCATAATTGTAGTTTTGGGGCGAATATCGTATCCCATAATTTTTGTTCTTTCCTTGCATTGTCTGAAAATGAAGGTTATTGGTGGATGTAATCTAAGAGTTTCTTTAATAACTGATTTCAagtattttaattcttgaattctTGATTCCTCCACTTTTCCCTTTTCTCCAAAGACTCTCCTCACCTCTTCTTGTGCTTTTCTCATTACTTTTGGGTTCTTCATCAGCTCTGCAATAGACCCTTCCAGAGCTTTAAAGGCTGTCTTCCTCGCACCGAACATTTGCTACAAATTTATGTACTGTGTTAGAACTTGCTCAATTGACTAGAGTTTAGTTAAAGTAAAAACATATCAATTATTGGTCGAACCATCGAATCAATTATAATGGCACACTTTAAGTCTCTACTTATcaattagtaagatgtgaacaTAAATACAAAACACTACAATTTCAGTGCCAATATTTATGAGATATATGAGGTATCTCTAATAAAAATGCAAATAGCTCTCTTAACTTACTAAAAGTGTAATCTTACAAGTCCATTTTagtttaagcaagtttaagagACAAATACAACATTTCAACTGTTAagagaaaaatttgaaaataacaAGGACAATAAGAATgttcttaatatttttttttcctaataaaACTAGTCATTTAATCTTTGGATGTTAATTATAAGTAAATACTCACCAGAATATTTGCTTTGATGCTTTGGTTTGTTAATGGAAATTCCCGTTCTCCATTTTTCTGTTGATTCAAAAGAAGATCCAAAAAGTTATCTCCAAAGCTGGTTTGATTTCTGTGTTCATTTATGATGTCTTCAAGTACATTGTCTGTGTCTTTGTGCACTTTCTGCATTCTTGACTTTGCTCCACTTAGAAAATCAAGTAAGAATTTCAAGGAAGGGAATAAATCAGAAGCAATACCAGCAATTACTTCCTTCTGCATATTTTCTAACATAGGTAATATAGTTTGTTCACTTTCCCCATTCTTACCCAATATGGTTATCAGAAAAATATTATCAATCAAATCTGAGATGATTCTCGGAAGATTGACAGATGACCCCTCTTTAGAACCAAGCAATTTTATGAAATTTGATATTTGTTCTTCTCGGACTGATTGGAAGGATAATATCCTTTTCGGACTAAGAAATTGGAGTGttgtaattttccttatttgtcTCCAATAATCTCCATATGGCGCAGATGCCATGTCCATGTAATTGTAACTTGCAATTTCTCGGGAGAGGAGACGTGGACGTTCACTGAATAGGTCGCCCTGAATTTTGAGGACTTGGTTGGCTGTTTCTACCGAAGAAAACACAACTGCCGGGATTTGGCCTTGTTGAATGCTCATTACAGAGCCATAAATTTTAGCCAAATCTCGGAGGCTTTCATGGGGCAGACCGCGGAGTAATTGAGGAATGTTACCTAAAAGAGGAAATTTCCATGGCCCAGGAGGAGGATTTGAGTCCTTATTTATTTTCTTCCATATGATTAATGTTAAAATGAGGCAGCTAAAGAGGATGAGAAAAGAGGGTATTTGAAACTCCATTTTTATGATAATTGTTGTATGAATGTGTTCTTTCAAATTCCTTATCCTATTATATAGTGAAAAACTTACCatagatgaattttttttttgttttttttcttttacacaatgctaataaatttttttatgctaATATATAGGAAGATTACGTAACATAGAGAGCTAATACTAGTAAATTTTTAATGCTAACATATATGGACGGGCACTAGTGTCTAACAGCGTTGCGCAAAGCCCATAACTCTTTCAGACAATGACAGTTTTTCAGACAATGACAATTTGCATATTTAAGTTTGTAGTTGTAGCATGCTTCAGATAACATATGCTTTAATCAATTTTGCCCAAGTATATTTATTGAGAGGACagattttgtttattatttgtgTTTGTATTGATGTTAAgatgataatttttttaattcaatgtGGCTTAGaagctattttcttatttttattcacCATGCAATATAagtaattttcatgtttttacctCAATTATGCATGAAATAAACGTGCACATAAAATTGTATATACCAAAAATCGTAATGTGTATTCAATCATAATTGTAATATGCACATAATTTGTAATCTGTATTCAATCATAATCTATAATAtacaaaattaatataattgtGTAGAAAAAAAAGTATAACATCTTCAATCTTGTAATTTGAATTCAATTAAACATCTTTTTCTAACAAAAGTAGTCTAAAGAGATGAAATATCCTTGCAGAAAAAACAATCATGGTTTAGAGATAATGGATGTAGGTCCGGTCAATATACCTCATAGGAAGGAGGAGTCTTTATACTCCATTTGGGCTTCCTATTATCCCTTCAAACCTCTAAtcataataacaaaaaaacGAATTATAAAAGCTAGTGCATATAATAGTATGTATAAAGTGGTTGTATATACTGATTAATGTATTCATATTCTTATATATATCACCCAAATCTCAGTCCTAGAGGGTTGATCTCTCTTGGCAAGCTCAATTATTGCCCTGTATATCTCATTTCCACGATTAGATGTGccacaaatttttttatatgtatttgCTAGATAATTATTCATGTTGAATTCTAATTTATCTATGCTTTTGGTAGTAATGTGGCATATATTTGCTCTGATGACAGAGCCTTGCCTTGATGAGCTATATACAGGGCAAGAACAAGTGGATGAGTTGTACACAAGCAATAAAGCAAAATGTAATACCACTATCCAGAAATGGATGGAGAGCATGTAACGCGGGCCTgattttgtttcaatttttctttgttttataATAGATTTgaacatttataaattatttatttatttatttttaatataattatatatgtttattATGTTTACTAATAATTTGCTTAAATGCATGTGAAATAAAGTAATTGATGCACATCATAAACAGAAAACTTAGTTCTCTACTTAGATCAATCATGGAGGAGAAACGAGAGACCTTGTTGAGTTATGTTACCAatgttaaatatatatatatatatatatatatatatatatatatataataaacttaatttagaaaattaagaaaataataaaaaaaattattactaAAGTCCATGATTGTTAGAATTAAATTCTACCCATATTTTGGATAAAAAGTCTTTGTTGTTTAGCTAAGTCTTTGTTGTTTAGCTAAGTCAATGTATGGTAGATTTTgtcttttttaattaattgggCTACATGTTTTGATGGAACTCTTATATATAGAGTCCCAATATTATGTATTTTGTAATGTGAGTTGAGAGAAGCCCATAGGGTGAGGCAATAAAAGTTTGTGTATTtatcattttgttttattatatttagaAAACTATTAGCCTTTGAAAATTACACACCAAGTCCATTCTAAATTACAATTTCGGTCCCTTGAATttcaacaaagtggtatcagagccacgttACGAGAGTCAGTCTTCCGCAAAACAAACCCTACAAAAATGtcagacggtctcaaacttccttatc
The DNA window shown above is from Euphorbia lathyris chromosome 1, ddEupLath1.1, whole genome shotgun sequence and carries:
- the LOC136203231 gene encoding cytochrome P450 726A27-like, with amino-acid sequence MSIQQGQIPAVVFSSVETANQVLKIQGDLFSERPRLLSREIASYNYMDMASAPYGDYWRQIRKITTLQFLSPKRILSFQSVREEQISNFIKLLGSKEGSSVNLPRIISDLIDNIFLITILGKNGESEQTILPMLENMQKEVIAGIASDLFPSLKFLLDFLSGAKSRMQKVHKDTDNVLEDIINEHRNQTSFGDNFLDLLLNQQKNGEREFPLTNQSIKANILQMFGARKTAFKALEGSIAELMKNPKVMRKAQEEVRRVFGEKGKVEESRIQELKYLKSVIKETLRLHPPITFIFRQCKERTKIMGYDIRPKTTIMVNAWAIGRDPIVWNEPEKFYPERFEDSQIDYRGGNMELIPFGAGKRICPAITLAITYMELLLANLLYHFDWKLPDGITPANLDMTEIFHGTFKRKEDLNMIPIPFSPLSQDQVKKITSSEFME